A segment of the Streptomyces pactum genome:
GGCGGGCCGCGGCCTGACCTCCCGGCAGCGGCTGCACCGCCGGGTCGGCCGGGCGCTGGCCGGCGCCGGTTACGTCGAGGCGCTGAACTACCCGTTCGTCGGCGAGCAGGTCTTCGACCAGCTCGGGCTGGACGCGGACGACCCGGCCCGCCGGGTCGTCAAGCTGGTCAACCCGCTCAGCGACGAGGAGCCCGCGCTGCGGACCTCACTGCTGCCGGGCCTGCTCGGCGCGCTGCGCCGCAACGACGGGCGGGGCTCGCACGACCTGGCGCTGTTCGAGACCGGCCTGGTCTTCCACCCGCGCGACGAACAGCGCATCGCCGCGAACCTTCCCGTGGACCGGCGTCCCGGCGAGGACGACCTCGCCGCGCTGGACGCCGCGCTGCCCGACCAGCCGCGGCACGTCGCCGTCGTCCTGACCGGCGCCCGCGAGCAGGCCGGCTGGTGGGGCAAGGGCCGTCCGGCCGACTGGGCCGACGCGGTCCAGGCGGCGCGTCTCGCCGCGCGGGAAGCCGGAGCCGACCTGATCGTCCGCAAGGGCCAGTACGGGCCGTGGCACCCCGGGCGCTGCGCCGAGCTGCTGATCGCGGTCGACGGTACGGAGCGGGTCGTCGGGCACGCGGGTGAGCTGCACCCGCGGGTCCTCAAGGCGCTCGGACTGCCCGCGCGCACCTGTGCGATGGAGCTGGACCTCGACGCCGTGCACCGGGTCGGCGACGACACCCCGCGGGCGCCGGGCATCTCCACCTTCCCGGTCGCCACGCAGGACGTCGCGCTGGTGGTCGACGCGTTCGTCCCGGCGAGCGAGGTCGAGGCGGCGCTGCGCGACGGCGCGGGTGAACTGCTGGAGTCCATCCGGCTGTTCGACGTCTACGACAACGCGGAGCAGTTGGGTGAGGGGCGCAAGTCCCTCGCGTACGCGCTGCGCTTCCGTGCGGGGGACCGGACGCTGACGGTCGACGAGGCCTCCGCCGCCCGCGACGCGGCGGTCGCCCTCGCGGGCGAACGTGTTGGAGCGGCACTCCGGAGCTGACGGTTCGCCCAAGGGGCGGGGGGTTCGTGCCGATCGGCGACTGCGGGCGCGTCGTGGCTTGTCGCGCAGTCCCCGCGCCCCTGAGGGCGTCAGCGCAACGCCCCTCCAGGGGCGCGGGGAACTGCGCGAGCGGCCACGACGCACCCGCGGTCGACAACGCACCGCGATCCTCCGCGCGACCGGCGGAGCCGGTCGCGCCGTGGGGCCGGCGGAGCCGTCCGCCCCGCCACGGAGTGTCGGGCAGGCGGCCGGGCGGACGGCGTCGAATCGGGCCGCCGCACTGTACGAGGGGGAGCCGGCGGCCCGGCCGGCCTCTTTCGAGGCAGTTCAGTCAACCGGTCCGGGACTCTCCGCGACAGCGCGCACACGGTACGAAAGCGCGTACTCGGTTCACACCCCGTGTGAAGACCGACGCACTACGCTGTCGGCACCGAGTCACCGGGGGGCACCCATGCAGCCCAACACCCTGCTCGACGCGATCCTGGACGAGGCCGGGATCTCGCACGCCGGACTGGCCGCGCACGTCAACCAGGCGGGACGGGTGCGCGGACTCGCGCTGAGATACGAACACACCGCCGTCGCGCGGTGGTTGAAGGGGCAGCGGCCACGCGGCCAGGTGCCCGACCTGATCTGCGAGGTCCTCGCGTCCCGGCTGCACCGCCCCGTCACTCTCGACGACATCGGCCTCGGCATGCCCGGTGAGCCGGCCGCCGCCCCGCACACCGGCTCGCTGTCCGGGTTCGTGGAGCGGGCGACCGCCCTGTGGCGCTCCGACCAGCAGCAGCGCCCGCACATCCTCGGCGCCCCCGCACTCACCGGCACGCCCGCCGTGATGCCGGTGTGGGAGTGGGAGAACCCGCCCGAGGACGTGGACGTCTCCCGCGGCGGCAGGCACCGGGTCACCGCGTCCGACCTGGAGACGCTGCGCTGCGCGCGCGCCCACTACGAGCAGATGTACCGCAAGGCCGGCGGCCTGGCGACCCGCGCCCGCATCGTCGGCTTCCTCAACTCGGAGGCCGCCCCGCTGCTGCGCGGCAGCTACCCGGACGCCACCGGCCGCCAACTGCACCGGGCCACCGGCGGGTTGGTGGCGGTCGCCGGCATCTGCGCGTACGACTCCGACGCGCACGGTCTCGCCCAGCGCTACTTCCACCAGGCGCTCCGGCTCGCGAAGGCCAGCGGTGACCGGGGTCTGGGGGCCTACGTCATCGCGCTCCTCGTCAACCAGGCCCTGTTCATGCGGGAGAACCGGCAGGCCGTCGCCTTCGCCGAGGCCGCGCTGCGCGCCGCCGGCCGCCAGATCACCCCGGCGCTCGCCTCCGACCTCTACGCGATGCAGGCCAAGGCGTACGCCCATCTCGGCGACGGCACCGGTGCCCTGTCCTGCATCCGGCGGGCCGAGCAGGCCGCCGAGCGCATCCGGCGGGGCTACGAGCCCGCCGAGACCGGGTACGTCCAGCCCGGCCTGGTCAACGTCCAGGTCGCCGAGGCGCTGCTCAGCCTCGGTGAGCTCGCGGCGGCGGGGGAGCACGCCGCGGCCGCCGTCGACAACCCGGCGCACGACCGGGGCCGCGTGCACCGGCTCGCCATGCTCAGCACGATCGAACTGCGCCGGGGCAACGCCGACAAGGCGGTGGCCACCGCGGTGCAGATGGCCGAACAGGCCCGCGGCATGGAGTCCCGGCGCCTGCGCGACAGACTCCGCGCGGTCCGGGAGCACCTCGTGCGCAGTGGTGGCGCGGGCACCGCCGAGGCCGCCGAACTCATCGACGGGGCTCTGCGCGTGCCGCTGTGACCGTCCGGTCCCCGGGCGCCCTGCGCCCACCGCCGCGCCGTGAGCGGCCACGTGCGCCTGCTGCCGGGACGCCACTGCTGCGATATTGCCACCTACTCCAGGAAAGGTGGCAGAACCGTGCAGTGGACGAAAGAGAACGAGCAAACTGTGTACTCGAATCGCTGGTTCAGCGTCAATCTCGCCGACGTCGGGCTACCGGACGGCCGGCATATCGACCACTTCCTCATACGGATGCGCCCCGTCGCCGTGGCCACCGTCGTGAACGACGCGGGCGAGGTCCTCCTGCTGTGGCGGCACCGCTTCATCACCGATAGCTGGGGCTGGGAACTGGCGGCCGGCGTCGTCGAGGACGGCGAGGACGTGGCGGTGGCGGCGGCCAGGGAACTGGAGGAGGAGACCGGCTGGCGGCCGGGACCGCTGCACCACCTCATGAGCGTGGAGCCGTCCAACGGTCTCACCGACGCCCGGCACC
Coding sequences within it:
- a CDS encoding NUDIX hydrolase, producing MQWTKENEQTVYSNRWFSVNLADVGLPDGRHIDHFLIRMRPVAVATVVNDAGEVLLLWRHRFITDSWGWELAAGVVEDGEDVAVAAARELEEETGWRPGPLHHLMSVEPSNGLTDARHHIYWADEGAYVGHPVDDFESDRREWVPLKLVPDLVARGEVPAANMAAALLLLHHLRLGQDTPPGRVGGA